Proteins from one Chloroflexi bacterium ADurb.Bin180 genomic window:
- a CDS encoding Magnesium transporter MgtE encodes MLVRERMTHNPITIKDDTSLDDALRIMRENKVRRLPILDASGKLVGIVSEKDLLYASPSPATSLSVWEIHGLLSRIRVSELMTKNVITVCEDCPIEEAARIMVDNKIGGLPVMRGNTMVGIITETDLFKTFLELMGAREQGTRFTLLVPEKPGMLAALAGRITQLGGNIVALGTFLGDDPTNRELMLKVQNVEKEVLWPRIEELGIKLIDVRES; translated from the coding sequence ATGTTGGTACGTGAGAGAATGACCCACAACCCCATTACCATCAAGGACGACACGTCCCTCGACGACGCGCTGCGCATCATGCGCGAGAACAAGGTGCGGCGCCTGCCAATCCTCGACGCGTCCGGCAAGCTAGTCGGGATCGTCTCGGAGAAGGACCTGCTCTATGCCTCACCGTCGCCCGCGACCTCGCTGAGCGTTTGGGAGATCCACGGCCTGCTCTCGCGCATCAGGGTCAGCGAGCTGATGACCAAGAATGTCATCACGGTGTGCGAGGACTGCCCCATCGAGGAGGCAGCCCGCATCATGGTAGACAACAAGATCGGCGGCCTGCCGGTGATGCGCGGCAACACCATGGTGGGCATCATCACCGAGACCGACTTGTTCAAGACCTTCCTGGAGCTGATGGGCGCCCGCGAGCAAGGCACGCGCTTTACCCTGCTGGTACCGGAAAAGCCAGGGATGCTGGCGGCGCTGGCGGGGCGCATCACACAACTGGGCGGCAACATTGTTGCCCTGGGCACCTTCCTGGGCGATGATCCGACCAATCGCGAACTCATGCTCAAGGTACAGAACGTCGAAAAGGAAGTGCTCTGGCCCAGGATCGAAGAGCTGGGCATCAAGCTGATCGACGTGCGCGAGAGCTAG